A genomic window from Flintibacter sp. KGMB00164 includes:
- a CDS encoding phosphoenolpyruvate-utilizing N-terminal domain-containing protein, with the protein MQIIVGRSIQNQIAAGPLHFYTRHPFPLASVSHRSQDEEIHRFRAAQQRSIVMLSKLYEQAARDVGIQAASIFSIHAMLLEDTSFVESILSVLSNQHTTAEYAVQTAGNSFATAFADMDSPYMQARGADIRDISNHLIRCLLDIQPPDPLGDQPAILVSDELLPSEILALDRRKLLGLVTWHGSVDSHTAMLLRAMKIPGLAQSNITPIWDGHPAILDGFSQCLYVDPEPEVFRQLGLHVPRYLQHREDQAVAAAIE; encoded by the coding sequence ATGCAAATCATCGTCGGAAGATCGATTCAAAATCAAATTGCCGCCGGACCCCTGCATTTCTATACCCGCCATCCCTTCCCTTTGGCCTCTGTCTCCCATCGCTCCCAGGACGAGGAGATCCACCGCTTCCGTGCCGCCCAGCAGCGTTCGATTGTAATGCTGTCCAAGCTCTATGAGCAGGCCGCCCGGGATGTGGGCATTCAGGCCGCCTCGATTTTTTCCATCCACGCCATGCTGTTGGAGGACACTTCCTTTGTGGAGAGCATCCTTTCCGTTCTTTCCAACCAACATACTACGGCGGAATATGCGGTACAAACCGCAGGCAACAGCTTTGCTACCGCCTTTGCCGATATGGACAGTCCCTACATGCAGGCCCGGGGCGCCGACATCCGGGATATCTCCAACCATCTGATCCGCTGTCTGCTGGATATTCAGCCCCCTGATCCTCTTGGTGACCAGCCTGCCATTCTGGTTTCCGACGAGCTGCTGCCCAGTGAAATACTGGCACTGGACCGGCGCAAGCTGCTGGGCCTGGTCACCTGGCACGGCAGCGTGGACAGCCACACCGCCATGCTTCTTCGGGCTATGAAGATCCCCGGCCTGGCTCAGTCAAACATTACCCCCATCTGGGATGGACATCCCGCCATTCTGGACGGCTTCAGCCAGTGCCTGTATGTTGATCCGGAACCTGAGGTGTTCCGACAGCTGGGACTCCATGTCCCCCGCTATCTTCAGCACCGGGAAGACCAGGCCGTAGCTGCGGCAATCGAATAA
- a CDS encoding rhodanese-like domain-containing protein codes for MGIFDFLMGPDINQGIEEYHATQGAVLLDVRTPEEYRQGHIPGSKNIPLYVINKAEEVISLDTPLFVYCHSGARSREAVSMLERMGYTRVKNIGGITAYKGEVER; via the coding sequence ATGGGAATATTTGATTTTTTAATGGGACCTGACATCAATCAGGGAATTGAGGAATACCATGCGACCCAGGGAGCGGTCCTGCTGGATGTGCGTACCCCTGAGGAATACCGACAGGGACATATTCCGGGCAGCAAGAACATCCCCTTGTATGTGATAAACAAGGCAGAGGAAGTGATTTCTCTGGACACCCCGCTGTTTGTTTACTGTCACAGCGGAGCAAGAAGCCGGGAGGCGGTCTCCATGCTGGAGAGAATGGGATATACCAGAGTGAAAAACATTGGCGGGATTACCGCATATAAAGGAGAGGTGGAGAGATAG
- the pyk gene encoding pyruvate kinase, which yields MLRKTKIICTLGPAVESEEMMRKLIRAGMDAARFNFSHGDHEEHLGRLNKLKAVRDSMSRPVATIMDTKGPEIRIKSFDVKSISLEAGDTFTLTTEDVVGNGERVAVTYPKLHEEVKPGMEILIDDGLVALRVEEIQGSEIRCTVENGGTLSANKSINIPGVHIHLPALTEKDISDIQFAVENDFDFIAASFIRRADDVRSIREVLHRFGGDNIQIISKIENQEGVDNIDEILEVSDGIMVARGDLGVEIPAAKVPVLQKQIIRKGLRSGKPIITATQMLDSMIRNPRPTRAEVSDVANAVFDGTSCVMLSGETAGGKYPLEALTAMVGIVEEAEQSINYWRQFQKHRITPEPNINDAITHTCCLTAMDLNATAILAATNSGRTARMICRFRPSCPIAALTMQEKVRRQLAICWGVYPFLTGEVNSTDRIFSLSVECALKEGLVKNGDTVVITAGVPLGRSGSTNLIKAQIVDEDML from the coding sequence ATGCTGAGAAAGACTAAGATCATTTGTACTCTGGGCCCTGCGGTCGAGAGCGAAGAAATGATGCGCAAGCTGATCCGTGCTGGTATGGATGCGGCTCGCTTTAACTTTTCCCACGGCGACCATGAGGAGCACCTGGGCCGTCTGAACAAGCTGAAGGCGGTGCGGGATTCCATGAGCCGTCCCGTGGCTACCATTATGGACACCAAGGGTCCTGAGATCCGTATCAAGAGCTTTGACGTGAAGAGCATCAGCCTGGAGGCCGGTGACACCTTTACCCTGACCACGGAGGACGTCGTGGGCAACGGGGAGCGGGTGGCCGTGACCTATCCCAAGCTGCACGAGGAAGTAAAGCCTGGAATGGAGATCCTCATTGATGACGGTCTGGTGGCCCTGCGGGTAGAGGAGATTCAGGGCTCTGAGATCCGCTGCACCGTGGAAAACGGCGGCACTCTCTCTGCCAACAAGAGCATCAACATCCCCGGTGTGCATATCCACCTGCCTGCGCTGACTGAGAAGGATATCAGCGACATCCAGTTTGCGGTGGAGAACGACTTTGACTTCATTGCCGCTTCCTTCATTCGTCGGGCCGATGACGTGCGCTCCATCCGCGAGGTGCTGCACCGCTTTGGCGGAGATAACATTCAGATTATCTCCAAGATCGAGAACCAGGAGGGCGTGGACAACATCGACGAGATCCTGGAGGTCTCCGATGGTATCATGGTGGCCCGCGGCGACCTGGGCGTAGAGATCCCTGCTGCCAAGGTGCCCGTGCTCCAGAAGCAGATCATCCGTAAGGGTCTGCGCTCCGGCAAGCCCATCATCACTGCCACTCAGATGCTGGATTCCATGATCCGCAACCCCCGTCCCACCCGTGCTGAGGTATCCGACGTGGCCAACGCCGTTTTTGACGGCACCAGCTGCGTGATGCTCTCCGGCGAGACCGCCGGCGGCAAGTACCCCCTGGAGGCTCTGACCGCCATGGTGGGCATCGTGGAAGAGGCTGAGCAGTCCATCAATTATTGGCGTCAGTTCCAGAAGCACCGCATCACTCCCGAGCCCAACATCAACGACGCCATCACCCACACCTGCTGCCTGACCGCTATGGACCTGAACGCTACCGCCATCCTGGCCGCCACCAACTCTGGCCGTACCGCCCGGATGATCTGCCGGTTCCGTCCTTCCTGCCCCATTGCGGCCCTCACCATGCAGGAGAAGGTTCGCCGTCAGCTGGCTATCTGCTGGGGCGTGTATCCCTTCCTCACCGGCGAGGTCAACTCCACCGATCGCATTTTCTCCCTGTCTGTGGAGTGTGCCCTGAAGGAGGGCCTGGTGAAGAACGGCGACACCGTAGTTATCACTGCCGGTGTGCCTCTGGGCCGCAGCGGTTCCACCAACCTGATCAAGGCTCAGATCGTGGACGAAGATATGCTGTAA
- a CDS encoding FAD-dependent oxidoreductase, with translation MKVVIVGGVAGGATAAARIRRLDEQAEIVVFERSGYVSYANCGLPYYIGGVIEDPEELTLQTPESFFSRFRVDMRVHHEVMAIHPERKCVSVRNLESGEEFEECYDKLLLSPGARPAQPKLPGAGMEKIFTLRTVEDTFRIKNYIQNAHPKSAVLAGGGFIGLELAENLRKLGMEVTIVQRPKQLMNPFDPDMAALLHNEARRHGVKLALGHLVEGFEEKNGGVDVLLADAAPLHADMVVLAIGVTPDSHLAKEAGLKLGVKGSILVNDRMETSVPDIYAVGDAVQVKHFVTGEDTLIALAGPANKQGRIAADNICGGDSRYAGSQGSSVIQVFDLTAAVTGINETTAQRLGIQADTVVLSPMSHAGYYPGGKLMTMKVVFEKGSGRLLGAQIVGYDGVDKRIDVLATAIRAGLNGVQLKELDLAYAPPYSSAKDPVNMAGFMIENIVNGLVKQFHMEDLERLPRDGSVTLLDARTREEFAQGSVDGFVNIPVDELRERLGEIAPGKPVYVMCQSGLRSYVACRILAGNGFDCWNFSGGFRFYDAVTQDRCLIEQAYACGMDRS, from the coding sequence ATGAAGGTCGTTATCGTAGGGGGCGTAGCGGGAGGAGCCACCGCTGCGGCTCGTATCCGCCGGTTGGACGAGCAGGCGGAAATCGTGGTCTTTGAGCGTTCCGGCTATGTCTCCTATGCCAACTGCGGTCTGCCCTACTACATCGGTGGGGTGATTGAAGATCCGGAGGAATTGACCCTTCAGACTCCAGAGAGTTTCTTTTCCCGTTTCCGGGTGGATATGCGAGTACACCATGAGGTGATGGCCATCCATCCGGAACGCAAGTGCGTCTCGGTGCGCAACCTGGAGAGTGGGGAGGAGTTTGAGGAGTGCTATGACAAACTGCTGCTCTCTCCCGGAGCGCGCCCTGCTCAGCCTAAACTGCCTGGAGCGGGAATGGAGAAGATCTTTACCCTGCGGACGGTGGAAGATACGTTCCGCATCAAGAATTACATCCAAAATGCGCACCCCAAGTCGGCGGTGTTGGCCGGCGGCGGCTTCATCGGATTGGAGCTGGCGGAGAACCTGCGGAAGCTGGGGATGGAAGTCACCATTGTGCAGCGGCCCAAGCAGCTGATGAACCCCTTCGACCCGGATATGGCGGCACTTCTCCACAACGAGGCGCGCCGGCACGGCGTCAAGTTGGCTCTGGGGCATTTAGTAGAGGGCTTTGAGGAAAAGAACGGGGGAGTGGATGTACTGCTGGCGGATGCCGCTCCCCTGCATGCCGACATGGTGGTGCTGGCCATCGGTGTGACCCCCGATTCTCATCTGGCCAAAGAGGCGGGATTGAAACTGGGAGTCAAGGGCAGCATCCTGGTCAATGACCGGATGGAGACCTCCGTTCCCGACATCTATGCAGTGGGCGACGCAGTCCAGGTCAAACATTTTGTCACCGGGGAGGATACGCTGATTGCTCTGGCCGGTCCTGCGAACAAGCAGGGGCGCATTGCCGCCGATAACATCTGCGGAGGCGATAGCCGGTATGCCGGCTCTCAGGGCAGCAGCGTGATTCAGGTCTTTGATCTCACCGCCGCCGTTACCGGAATCAATGAGACCACGGCCCAAAGACTGGGAATTCAGGCGGATACGGTCGTTCTCTCGCCGATGAGCCACGCAGGATATTACCCCGGCGGAAAGCTGATGACCATGAAGGTGGTCTTTGAGAAGGGGAGCGGCCGCCTGTTGGGCGCCCAGATCGTAGGCTATGACGGGGTGGATAAACGCATTGACGTATTGGCCACTGCGATCCGGGCAGGACTGAACGGGGTGCAGCTGAAGGAACTGGATCTTGCCTATGCGCCGCCGTACTCCTCCGCCAAGGACCCGGTCAATATGGCGGGATTTATGATTGAAAATATTGTAAATGGCCTGGTAAAACAGTTCCATATGGAAGATCTGGAGCGCCTTCCCCGGGATGGCAGTGTGACGCTGCTGGATGCGCGGACCAGAGAGGAATTTGCACAGGGAAGTGTAGACGGCTTTGTCAACATCCCGGTGGATGAACTGCGGGAACGCTTGGGAGAGATCGCTCCCGGCAAACCGGTCTATGTGATGTGTCAGAGCGGTCTGCGCAGCTACGTTGCCTGCCGTATTCTGGCTGGAAACGGCTTTGACTGCTGGAATTTCTCCGGTGGATTCCGGTTTTATGATGCTGTGACCCAGGACCGATGCCTGATCGAGCAGGCCTATGCCTGCGGTATGGATCGCAGCTGA
- a CDS encoding pyridoxal phosphate-dependent aminotransferase yields MVSKRMLQLGTARSVIRELFEYGNQRAKEVGRENVFDFSLGNPSVPAPDAVNENAIRILQEQPEVIHCYTSAQGDAAARQRFADSLNRRFGGDYTADQFYITVGAAASLCCVFNGLTCPGDEFIVFAPYFPEYKVFIEGAGAKMVLIPPEIEHFQIDFDAFEKAITPNTKGVVVNSPNNPSGVVYSRQTLEQLAAILEKKEAEYGHPIYLISDEPYREIAFAGVEVPWIPHIYKDTIVCYSFSKSLSLPGERLGYVLVPGQVTDSKEVYAAVAGAGRSLGYVNAPSLFQQVTSLCCDMTSDLSVYEKNCELLVNSLREMGYHVAQPGGAFYLFPRSLEPDDMAFSERAKQFDLLLVPGSGFGAPGHFRLAYCVQTEMIQRALPKFKALADSYRG; encoded by the coding sequence ATGGTTTCCAAACGTATGCTGCAGTTGGGCACGGCCCGTTCTGTGATCCGGGAGCTGTTTGAGTACGGCAATCAGCGTGCCAAAGAGGTTGGCCGGGAGAATGTGTTTGATTTTTCTCTGGGCAACCCCAGCGTTCCTGCGCCCGACGCAGTGAATGAGAATGCCATCCGCATCCTGCAGGAGCAGCCGGAAGTGATCCACTGCTACACCAGTGCTCAGGGTGATGCTGCGGCCCGGCAGCGTTTTGCCGACTCCCTCAACCGCCGTTTTGGAGGAGACTATACGGCCGACCAGTTTTACATCACCGTGGGTGCGGCGGCCTCCTTGTGCTGTGTGTTCAACGGCCTGACCTGCCCCGGAGACGAGTTTATCGTCTTTGCTCCTTACTTCCCCGAGTATAAAGTGTTTATCGAGGGAGCGGGAGCCAAGATGGTGCTGATTCCCCCGGAGATCGAGCACTTCCAGATTGATTTTGATGCCTTTGAGAAAGCAATTACCCCCAACACCAAGGGTGTGGTGGTTAACTCCCCCAACAACCCCTCCGGTGTGGTCTATTCCCGCCAGACTCTGGAGCAGCTGGCTGCGATCCTGGAAAAGAAGGAGGCGGAGTATGGTCACCCCATCTATCTGATCTCCGATGAACCCTACCGGGAGATCGCCTTTGCCGGGGTAGAGGTGCCCTGGATCCCCCATATCTACAAAGACACCATTGTGTGCTACTCCTTCAGTAAGTCGCTCTCTCTGCCCGGCGAGCGCCTGGGCTATGTGCTGGTGCCCGGCCAGGTCACCGACAGCAAGGAGGTCTATGCCGCTGTGGCCGGTGCGGGACGCTCTCTGGGCTATGTGAATGCCCCCAGTCTGTTCCAGCAGGTCACCTCTCTGTGCTGTGACATGACCAGCGATCTGTCGGTGTATGAGAAGAACTGTGAGCTGTTGGTGAATTCCCTGCGGGAGATGGGCTACCACGTGGCCCAGCCCGGCGGTGCGTTCTATCTCTTCCCCCGTTCTCTGGAGCCCGATGACATGGCCTTCAGCGAGCGGGCCAAGCAGTTTGATCTGCTGCTGGTGCCCGGTTCCGGCTTTGGTGCGCCCGGCCACTTCCGTTTGGCCTACTGCGTGCAGACAGAGATGATCCAGCGGGCTCTGCCCAAGTTTAAGGCTCTGGCAGACTCTTACCGCGGCTGA